In the genome of Roseofilum reptotaenium CS-1145, the window CATGATAATTTGCCAGGTGACGTAGGGCGTGAGTCTGGGTGAAGCCTTGACCTCCTACTTGGGAGATGTAACTTGAGAGTCGTCTTCTTAAACTCATCTCAAATACACGCTTAATCCTTTCAGGGCTTGATGAACTGCTGGGGGTGCATTCAGGTATTTTTACCTCAGCATTTTTGACCTCCAACAATTCAACTAAACCAGGGTAGTCTGGATGAAGCATTGGACGGGCGATCCGATTACCTGTTTTAATAGTAATCCAATGCTTTTCTTCACTGGTGTCAGTCACCCAAAAACCATCCCCAATAATGATGATATTCTCGTCATTGGTTGGGTCATGGAGCGCCTTGAATGTATAGCCATCAATAGTTATCGGTTCATCAATATTCTGAATAGCTTTGAATTCAGAAGCCCGCAAACCATAGATTAGATTGATTGAAAAGGCTTTGAACCAAGATTGACGGGATTTAATGTTGCTCCATTGAGCTTTAGTCAACTCATAACCATTGAGTCCAAGCACCCTAGCTCTAAAGTCTAGGAATGCCTCAAGGTCAATAGATTGCACTTCAGTCTTACGAATCACTTTGAGAGTTCCGAAATGAGAAGTTACCTTATCTAGCTCTGAAGAGAGCTTGGTGTCTCGAAGGAGCTTCAGGACACCAGTGTAGGCATTTTTGAACCCTTTAGAACAGAGTGTTTGATTGCCAGAAATCGAGAATAATTGAGACCAGCTTTGATTAAGCTCGGAAATGATGTTTTCCCCAGTAAGTCGAAGCTTAGGATTGAGCTTTTGGTGATGGTTCCCGTAGGTCAAATGATAGTTAGCCAAGGTATTGGACTTTAGCTTCTCCTCGCTCCTATCCCTACCACACTTGTCGTAGCCATTGATGTAATTGTTCTTCACAATCTCAATGGCTTCCCCAATGGTAATGATGTCGTTTTCAAGGGATACAGCTCCCTTGATTTCCACTTCATACCATTCCCAGAATTCGGACTCAGAATCCATATTCCGTAAGGCTTCTGTTGTGGACAAAGCTTTGGCTAAAGCATTGACGCAACCATCACGAGTGAAGTCCTCGTTACACGAATTGTTAACCGTTGCTGGTTTGGTAGCTGTTTTGAACCGGAGATACAGTCGGTTACCGCTACTGACAATCCGAATACCCTTGGGGGTACTCTTCTGGCAAGCCTTAAGGTAAGCTCTCACCAACTCGTGGTCAACGTACTTGGAGATGTCAATGGAGTTAGAGTGGAAATACTCATTTACCAGAGACCATGCCTGTTTTATGTAGGTTTCCATGTTCAACACACTTTCAACACGTTTTCAAGGTTCAGTGTGTGAAACATGTGTGAGGTAAAGCTTTCAGCTATTCGCATAGCGTTAGCCAGAGAGTAGGAATAGGGTTCGAATCCCTGGTCACCTATACAGGGTCAACTATCCAAAATTGAGAGGGTCAATATCTAAGCTTAAACTGACTCTCTTGGAATGGAGCGATCGCAATTCAGCTAAAGAAGGTAGATTTATTTCTTCTCTTGGAGGAAATTTGAGCAAAATCTGCCAACGATAGGCATCAGAAACCCGCATCACCCGTGCAGGGGCAGGCCCCAAGACCTGATACCCTCCTGGTCTTGATTCTAAAACGTCCGCCACTCGATCGGCAGCAGTTTGCACCTCCATGAGATCCAAGCCACTGAAGCGAAACAATACTAAGGAAGAATAGGGCGGATAATGGTAAGCTTCTCGCTCCTGTAACTCCTGTTGCATAAACATTGCATAAGCATTTTGTTGCACCGCTTGAATGGCGCGATGGTCTGGCGAGTAAGTCTGAATAATAACCTGTCCGGGGTCATCCCCACGACCGGCCCGACCGGCAACTTGGGTTAAAATTTGTACGGCTTCCTCTCCAGCGCGATAGTCTCCCTGATGCAATAAGCCATCAGCAGCCACCACTCCCACCAGGGTCACCCCTGGAATATCCAATCCTTTGGTTAACATCTGGGTTCCCACCAATAAATCGGCTTCTCCTCGCACAAACCGAGTCAGTAGGGTGCGATGGGCGTTTTTGGTGCGGGTCGTATCGCTGTCAAACCGAATCACCCGCAGTTCTGGAAAGAGCTTGGCTAACTCATGAGTCACCCGTTGGGTTCCGGTGCCAAAGTGTTTCAGGTAGGGCGATTGACATTCGGGACAGTGGGAGGGTTGAACCTGGGAAAAGTTGCAATAATGACAACGCAACCGTTCTGTAGCTCCCTGATGGGTGTAGTGGTAGGAGAGGGAAACGTCACAATGGGGACATTCGAGAACATATCCACAACTGCGACAGGAGACAAATGTACTATGGCCGCGACGGGGAATAAAGAGAATGCCTTGTTGCTGGCGATCGCCTAAACGCCTTAACTGATCTTGTAGACTACGGCTAAAAATAGACCGATTTCCCTGTTTCAGTTCTCGACGTAGATCGACAATGGAAATGGGAGGAAGTTGCCGGTTTCCCACTCGTTCTGGTAAACTGAGCCGCGTGCAGGTTTTTCCCGGCCCGCTGCTAAACCAGGTTTCCATCGATGGGGTGGCGCTACCCAAAATCAGGGGGCAATTTTCCAGTTGGGCCCGCCATTGAGCCACCTGACGAGCATGGTAGGTAGGAGCAGGCTGGCTTTGTTTGAAACTGGTATCGTGTTCCTCATCCAAGATAATTAAGCCCAGACTGGGCAAAGGGGCAAAAACGGCGGATCGGGTTCCAATGACGATTTGAGGGGTTCCTTGGAGCATTTGCCGCCAGGTATCGTAACGTTCCCCATCGGATAGGGCACTGTGGTAAACGCGGATTTTTTCTCCAAACCGGGCCCGAAAGCGATCCGTCAGTTGGGGGGTGAGGCCAATTTCTGGTACTAGCACCAGGATGGATTGTCCTTGCTCTAGAATGGGGGCGATCGCCTGAAGATAGACCTCCGTTTTCCCCGATCCGGTAATCCCATGGAGCAGAAAGGGATGATAATCCGATCGCTCCTGAATGGCTTGCAAAGCTTCAGCTTGCGCGGGTGTCAGCGGTTTAGGTGTATCGCGATCGGGCATGGGGCCCGTATCGTACCGTAACTGTTCCTGTTCTTCAATAACGACCCATTGCTTTTGCTCTAAGGTTTTGATCACCTCTGAATCGACTTGGCCTTGCTCCAGTAGCTCACTTACAAACATTTGCCTGCCATGACGAGCAAGAAGGTTTAAGACCTCATATTGCTTGTCAGTTAATCGTTCTGTTTCTGGTAAAACTGATTTGACCAGGGTTACCACCTCTTCCTGAATCGCCACCCATTTCTTTTCCTCCAAAGTCTTGATTAACCCCACAGAAGTCTGAAGTTCACTAAAGAACATTTGCCTTCCCTGACAACGCAAAAGGTTTAAGATGTCATATTGCTGCTGAGTTAATCGTTCTGTTTCCGGTAAAACCGATTTAACCAGGGTTACCATCTGCCCTTCAATAGTCACCCACTGTTTTTCCTCCAAGGTTCTGATTAACCGAGAATTTGTTTTGCCCTGTTTCGCCAGTTCACTAAGCAACATCTTCCCTCCCTGACAACGCAAAAGGCTTAAAACTTCCTCTTGTCGTAGGGTTAACTCTTGGGGTGAGGGTAACGTAGACTTCATGAGGGTTACCACTCGCTCCTGAATCGCTACCCACTGATTTTGCTCTAAGGCCTTGATTAATCCTGGATGGGTTTGGCCCTGTTCCACCAGTTCACTGATAAACATTTGCCCCCCATGACGATGCAAAAGGCTTAAGATTTCATGTTGTCGAGGGGTTAACTCTTGGGGTTTGGGTAACGTGGATTTAACAAGGGTTACCACCTGTTGGCGTTTCGGACGAGGCGGTTGGGGGGGTTCCAGGTAGCTTTCCACCCATCCCCGTTTTAACAAATCTTTCAGTGCGCGATCAGCCTGGTATACCTGTTTTTTCAGCTTGCGCCAAGAAGAATCCCCAGTTTTTCTACTAGAGAGGACATTCAGCAGTTCTTTGGCTGAGAAATCCAGAAATACTTGCGCCTCTTTGGGAATGGACTCCGTTAAGCGGATGCGACGTTGGGATCTGGCCAATAATCCTGGAGGTAGAGCCATGCGAATCACCCGGATCAAGGACGTATGGTAATAATCGGCTACTTGGTTTAAGAGTTGCCAATAACTGGGGGGAAAAAATCCCGAACTAATCACCTCATGAACCGACTTAATCTTTTCTGGGGGGAAATCTGCTGGAGGTGCAGACAACAAACGAATGGCGATCGCCCCCACCTGCTGAGAACGACAAGGTACGATCAAAATATCCCCTAGCTGCACCCTCAAGTTGGAGCCAATTGCATAGGTATAGAGCTTTGGCTCCTCTTCCTCTAATTCTTGCTGATCCACATCCAGCAAAACCTCCACCCAGCACTGCCGATCAGAAGAGGAAGTCTGGATATAAAACGGATTCTTCGAGGCAGCCACTCGGCAACTCGTAATGGGTGGTTGCAGGCGATCGAGTTTACTGATCATAACGTTTTAGATGGCGAACTGCTTTCATTCTGGGGTATCCCATGCCTATTGCTAGTCGTGCCTCTTGCCTCCCCCTTAGCTTGAGACTGCTCTAATTCTATCAAAAAGATTATGATTTCTCCTCTTCACGGTCAGAGTGTATCGTACTCCACAGAAACTTGAGAAAAAAACACACAACAATAACTTTTGTATCGTTTACTCACCTATGGATTGCCAACCTTAAATTATGCTACTACACTAAGGACAACCTTATGCTGTTCAGCTCAAATTCCCTTGGCTTTAGCTGAAAAGTTATCACCTACATCGCCACTCCTCACACCACAGATCCTGAATTCTTTAAAGTGCAACTCATTTTGTCATTTCCTATGTTGAACAGACCAGAAAATAACGGATTGATCGATCGGGAATACGATAATCCCCAGGCAAACTCAGAGGCAAAAGCGTCTGTTTTAAACGCCCTTAGCTTATCCCCGTCAGACCCTGAACAGTCTGCCAACTCATTATCGACAGGAAATTGGGTAGATTCAATTGCTTTTATTAATGAAGATACCGTTGGACTATTCCTGAAAGAAATGGCCCGTTATCCCCTCCTGAGTGCAGAAGAAGAAGTTATCTTATCTCGACAAGTTCAAGAGGGAATGGATCTGCAAAAAAAGCAAGAAAAATTTCTAGCAAAGACGGGGAAAAAGCCGACGATTACAGATTTAGCTCGGTCCAGTGGTTTACCGGCATCTGAAATTAAAACTAAACTCAAACATAGCCAAATTGCCAAGCAAAAAATAGTGCGATCTAATCTGAGATTAGTGGTGTCAATTGCCAAACGGTATGTGAATCGAGGAGTCCCCTTTCTAGACCTCATTCAAGAAGGAGCATTGGGATTAAATCGAGCGGCCGAAAAGTTTGATCCCGAAAAAGGCTATAAGTTTTCAACCTATGCCTACTGGTGGATTCGCCAAGGGATCACCCGGACGTTGGCAAACCATGGACGCACGGTAAGATTGCCTATTCATGTGGTGGAAAAGCTGAATAAAATGCGAGTGATGCAACAGCAATTGCGTCAAAAACTCGAACGTAGCCCCAGCGAAGGTGAATTAGCCGAAGCATTGGAAATTTCGATTCCTCAATTGCGGTATTTGCATCAGGTACGCAGGCGATCGCTCTCTCTAAATCATCGATTTGGAGAAGACCAAGATACGGAATTACTCGATTTACTTGAAGATCAAGGAACTCAGTCCCCAGAAACCCTCCTGAGCGAAACTATGATGCGTCAGGAAATCCTATCGGTTCTCAGTGATGTCCTCACCGAACGAGAAAAAGATATTATTTCCTTAAGGTATGGGTTAAGTACGGGAAAACCCTATACTCTAGAAGAAGTCAGCCATTTGTTTAACCTCTCCCGCGAACGAGTGCGGCAAATTCAGACCAAAGCGATGCGGAAACTGCGCCGTCCTCAAGTTGCTCAACGGTTAAAGGCTTGGCTGCGCTAAACCAAAATCGGCATTCTATGCAACTATGAACCCTGGCGATCGCCCGAAGCTCGAGATCCGACTCGCAACCCGCGATGATGTACCCGTCCTGTTCGATTTGATTAGCGCTTTAGCTGAATACGAACAATCATCCAATCAAGTCATTGGGTGCGTGGCGGATCTAGAAAAACACCTGTTTGATCGGTGCTATGCAGAAGCCTTAATTGCCCAGTGGGAAGCAAAAACGGCGGGATTTGCTCTATTTTTCCCGAGTTATTCTACCTTTCGCACCCAACCTGGACTCCACCTCGAAAACCTGTTCGTGTTGCCTCAATTTCGCCGTAAAGGGATTGGTCGTGCCCTGTTAAAATCTTTGGGTGAAATTACCCTAGAGCGTGGTTATGAGCATCTGGAATGGGCAACTCTGGACTGGAATCAATCGGCGATCGCCTTTTACGAATCCATGGGCGCTCAAACTCTGAGCAACTGTTGCCTTTATCGCGTCACGGGTTCAGCATTTACGGATTGAGCCGATTCAATCCACAGAACTCTCTAGATGATGAAGCATCAGTAAAAGAAAAGAATATGATTTCCTTAAGGTATAGCTCAACTGATGAAAAATCCTATACCCTAAAACCTGAACATTGGCATTGAGTGCAACCATGAACCTCGATCAAGGCGATCGCCCGAAACTCCAGATCCGACTCGCAACCCGCGACGATGTAACCATTCTATTCGAGCTAATTGGCGCTTTAGCCGAATACGAAAAATTATCCCATCAAGTCATCGGGTGCGCCACCGATCTGGAAAAACACTTGTTCGATCAACACTATGTAGAAGCCTTAATGGCCCAATGGGAAGGAAAATCGGTAGGGTTTGCCCTCTTTTTCCATAACTATTCCACCTTTCTCACCCAACCCGGTCTCTATCTCGAAGATATTTTTGTCCGACCTGAATATCGCCGTAAAGGGATTGGATCGGCCCTGTTGAGAACTTTGGCAAAAATCGCCCTAGATCGCGGTTGTGGGCGCTTTGATTGGGCGGTATTGGACTGGAATGAACCGGCGATCGCCTTCTACGAACGGATGGGCGCTCAAGTGCTTCCCGACTGGCGAATTTGCCGCCTCACTGGTTCAGCCCTTACCGATTTAGCCGGTTAACAGCCAAAATCTATAGCAAACTCAGGGAAACTGGGAGCATTCCCTATTCCCTGTTCCCTCAAACAACAATTAGGAGTATTGCCCTATGACTATTTGGGTCAACGAACAAATCGATCCCTCTGGCATGATCTATGCTTGCATTGCTTGTTGCGATCAAAAACAAGCACAAGAGTGCCATGACTCCTTCAACAACAACCTCACAGAAGACCAAAAACAAGCCGGATGGAGCGCTCGAATGCATACCGTTTCCTCTTGGGAAGAAGTGCCCGCAAGTGCGCTGAAGTTGAATTAAAACTTGTCGGGATGGGGGAAGAGACAAGAGAGGCAATAGCCAAAACCCAGTTTTATCTTTGGATCGAGGGGCTTTCCAACCGGAAAGCCCCCAATTTTAAATTGCCTTCGCCACTTTTAACTCTTGAAGTTGAGTAGCATCACCGTGCAAGACAACTCCACGATTATTGAAGGCTAAATGGCGGACAATTTTATAAACCGCTTCAATTTCCTCTGGGGCGTTGGCAGCAGTCGCTAATTCTACTAAAGATAAAGCTCCGTCGCTCTCCCCTAAAGCTTTCATAATTTGATTTTGCAACTGGAGAACACTAGCGGCAGCTTTTTTGCCAGCTTCTACCCCAGGTTGGTGATAGGCATTGATATTCACCAAAGTGGCATACAATCCGACCGCCCGCTCATAGAGGGCAATCAATGCCCCTACAGTGCGTGGGGTGACTTCGGGAATGGTGACGGTAATGGAGTCCCGGTTATTTTCGTATAAGGCTTTGCGGGTTCCTTGCAATAGTCCAGACAGATAGTCACCACAGGTAACGCCAGGTTCTACTTCGGGGGAAGGGCGATCGCGGTCTTTCAGAACTTCAATAAAGGTGACAAAGAAATTCGGTACACCTTCGCGCAACTGCTGGACATAGGCATGTTGGTCGGTGGAGCCTTTGTTACCATAAACAGCAATCCCTTGATAGACCGTATTGCCGTCTAAATCCTTTTCTTTACCCAAAGATTCCATCACTAACTGTTGGAGATAGCGGCTAAAGAGCAGCAAGCTGTCTTGGTAGGGCAAAATCACCATGTCTTTTTCTCCTTTACCATTGCCAGCGAAGTACCAGGAAAGGGCAAGCAGAGCGGCAGGATTTTGTTTGAGGGAGGGGATGCGGGTGGCTTCATCCATTTCTTTGGCTCCCGCTAACATTTGGTTGATGTCGATCCCTTGTAGAGCGGCGGGAACTAAACCAACAGCAGAGAGTTCGGAGGTGCGTCCGCCTACCCAGTCATGCATGGGGAAGGTAGCTAACCAATGTTCAGATTTAGCGAGTTGTTCCAGTTTACTCTCATGGCCGGTAATGGCGATAAAGTGGGGGCCATGGGGGAGGTTGGCAGCTTTATAGGCCGCTTTGGCTTCGATCATGCCATTGCGGGTTTCGGGCGTGCCTCCAGATTTGGAGATGATAATGACTAGGGTGGTATTAAGTTTATCTTTGAGTTGGCCTAGGGTACGGTCAATACCCGTCGGATCGGTGTTGTCAATAAAGTGAATATTGAGTTGAGGGGAGGAAGAGGCTAAGGCTTGAGCAACAAATTGGGGCCCTAGGGCCGATCCACCGATGCCAATGGAGAGAATATCAGTGAATTGGGGAGCATTGGGGGGTTTGATGGCTCCGGAGTGGATATCTTGGGCGAAGTGATGAATCGCTTCTAGGGTTTCGTTGATTTCAGCTTTGAGTTGGGGGTTAGGTGCAAGATCGGCGTTGCGTAGCCAGTAGTGCCCCACCATTCGTCCTTCATCTGGGTTGGCGATCGCCCCTGATTCCAGTTTAGCCATTTCTGCAAAGGCT includes:
- the priA gene encoding primosomal protein N' produces the protein MISKLDRLQPPITSCRVAASKNPFYIQTSSSDRQCWVEVLLDVDQQELEEEEPKLYTYAIGSNLRVQLGDILIVPCRSQQVGAIAIRLLSAPPADFPPEKIKSVHEVISSGFFPPSYWQLLNQVADYYHTSLIRVIRMALPPGLLARSQRRIRLTESIPKEAQVFLDFSAKELLNVLSSRKTGDSSWRKLKKQVYQADRALKDLLKRGWVESYLEPPQPPRPKRQQVVTLVKSTLPKPQELTPRQHEILSLLHRHGGQMFISELVEQGQTHPGLIKALEQNQWVAIQERVVTLMKSTLPSPQELTLRQEEVLSLLRCQGGKMLLSELAKQGKTNSRLIRTLEEKQWVTIEGQMVTLVKSVLPETERLTQQQYDILNLLRCQGRQMFFSELQTSVGLIKTLEEKKWVAIQEEVVTLVKSVLPETERLTDKQYEVLNLLARHGRQMFVSELLEQGQVDSEVIKTLEQKQWVVIEEQEQLRYDTGPMPDRDTPKPLTPAQAEALQAIQERSDYHPFLLHGITGSGKTEVYLQAIAPILEQGQSILVLVPEIGLTPQLTDRFRARFGEKIRVYHSALSDGERYDTWRQMLQGTPQIVIGTRSAVFAPLPSLGLIILDEEHDTSFKQSQPAPTYHARQVAQWRAQLENCPLILGSATPSMETWFSSGPGKTCTRLSLPERVGNRQLPPISIVDLRRELKQGNRSIFSRSLQDQLRRLGDRQQQGILFIPRRGHSTFVSCRSCGYVLECPHCDVSLSYHYTHQGATERLRCHYCNFSQVQPSHCPECQSPYLKHFGTGTQRVTHELAKLFPELRVIRFDSDTTRTKNAHRTLLTRFVRGEADLLVGTQMLTKGLDIPGVTLVGVVAADGLLHQGDYRAGEEAVQILTQVAGRAGRGDDPGQVIIQTYSPDHRAIQAVQQNAYAMFMQQELQEREAYHYPPYSSLVLFRFSGLDLMEVQTAADRVADVLESRPGGYQVLGPAPARVMRVSDAYRWQILLKFPPREEINLPSLAELRSLHSKRVSLSLDIDPLNFG
- a CDS encoding RNA polymerase sigma factor, RpoD/SigA family, with the protein product MLNRPENNGLIDREYDNPQANSEAKASVLNALSLSPSDPEQSANSLSTGNWVDSIAFINEDTVGLFLKEMARYPLLSAEEEVILSRQVQEGMDLQKKQEKFLAKTGKKPTITDLARSSGLPASEIKTKLKHSQIAKQKIVRSNLRLVVSIAKRYVNRGVPFLDLIQEGALGLNRAAEKFDPEKGYKFSTYAYWWIRQGITRTLANHGRTVRLPIHVVEKLNKMRVMQQQLRQKLERSPSEGELAEALEISIPQLRYLHQVRRRSLSLNHRFGEDQDTELLDLLEDQGTQSPETLLSETMMRQEILSVLSDVLTEREKDIISLRYGLSTGKPYTLEEVSHLFNLSRERVRQIQTKAMRKLRRPQVAQRLKAWLR
- a CDS encoding GNAT family N-acetyltransferase, translating into MNPGDRPKLEIRLATRDDVPVLFDLISALAEYEQSSNQVIGCVADLEKHLFDRCYAEALIAQWEAKTAGFALFFPSYSTFRTQPGLHLENLFVLPQFRRKGIGRALLKSLGEITLERGYEHLEWATLDWNQSAIAFYESMGAQTLSNCCLYRVTGSAFTD
- a CDS encoding GNAT family N-acetyltransferase yields the protein MNLDQGDRPKLQIRLATRDDVTILFELIGALAEYEKLSHQVIGCATDLEKHLFDQHYVEALMAQWEGKSVGFALFFHNYSTFLTQPGLYLEDIFVRPEYRRKGIGSALLRTLAKIALDRGCGRFDWAVLDWNEPAIAFYERMGAQVLPDWRICRLTGSALTDLAG
- a CDS encoding glycogen debranching protein gives rise to the protein MTIWVNEQIDPSGMIYACIACCDQKQAQECHDSFNNNLTEDQKQAGWSARMHTVSSWEEVPASALKLN
- a CDS encoding glucose-6-phosphate isomerase, with the translated sequence MDAATLWQRYQDWLYTHDSLRFYLDISRMRFDDRLVAQIQPKLDKAFAEMAKLESGAIANPDEGRMVGHYWLRNADLAPNPQLKAEINETLEAIHHFAQDIHSGAIKPPNAPQFTDILSIGIGGSALGPQFVAQALASSSPQLNIHFIDNTDPTGIDRTLGQLKDKLNTTLVIIISKSGGTPETRNGMIEAKAAYKAANLPHGPHFIAITGHESKLEQLAKSEHWLATFPMHDWVGGRTSELSAVGLVPAALQGIDINQMLAGAKEMDEATRIPSLKQNPAALLALSWYFAGNGKGEKDMVILPYQDSLLLFSRYLQQLVMESLGKEKDLDGNTVYQGIAVYGNKGSTDQHAYVQQLREGVPNFFVTFIEVLKDRDRPSPEVEPGVTCGDYLSGLLQGTRKALYENNRDSITVTIPEVTPRTVGALIALYERAVGLYATLVNINAYHQPGVEAGKKAAASVLQLQNQIMKALGESDGALSLVELATAANAPEEIEAVYKIVRHLAFNNRGVVLHGDATQLQELKVAKAI